The Dokdonella koreensis DS-123 genome has a segment encoding these proteins:
- a CDS encoding YaeQ family protein codes for MAPNATVYKAELQISDMDRHYYATHGLTLAQHPSETPERLMARLLAFSLFAGDSLAFGKGLSTDTEPDLWSKAMTGVITQWIELGQPDEARIRKACGRAEQVVVVNYQGRASATWWDRTGGALGRLGNVSVVDLPTDQVEATTALLERTMRLNCLIQDHHLQLMNAGHSVTIEPRWRLDARA; via the coding sequence ATGGCGCCGAACGCGACCGTCTACAAGGCCGAGCTGCAGATCAGCGACATGGATCGCCACTACTACGCCACCCATGGGCTCACCCTGGCCCAGCACCCGTCGGAAACGCCGGAGCGGCTGATGGCGCGCCTGCTCGCCTTTTCGCTGTTCGCCGGCGATTCCCTGGCCTTCGGCAAGGGCCTGAGCACCGACACCGAGCCGGACCTGTGGAGCAAGGCGATGACCGGGGTCATCACGCAGTGGATCGAGCTGGGCCAACCCGACGAAGCGCGCATCCGCAAGGCCTGCGGCCGCGCCGAGCAGGTGGTGGTGGTCAACTACCAGGGGCGCGCCAGCGCTACGTGGTGGGACCGCACCGGCGGTGCGCTGGGCCGGCTCGGCAACGTCAGCGTGGTCGACCTGCCGACCGACCAGGTCGAGGCGACGACGGCCTTGCTCGAACGCACGATGCGCCTGAACTGCCTGATCCAGGACCACCACCTGCAGCTGATGAATGCCGGCCATTCGGTGACGATCGAGCCGCGCTGGCGGCTGGACGCGCGCGCCTGA
- a CDS encoding NADPH-dependent F420 reductase: MSTPLRRSVPNRSIPARRRLLRGLGLAVLALAAVLGAGAAAQAQVPSKPAPQRIGIIGTGQIGGALARLWVAAGHEVLISSRHPAQLESLAAELGPKARVGTPREAAQWGEVVLISVPYGALPQVGRDYAKELAGKVVLDTGNPYPQRDGAMAEEARRRGTGAASKAYLPGVRLVRAFNAIFAQDLVSGASRPGARIAIPLAGDDTQALAVAERLVVDAGFDPVVVGGLDSARRFDVDTPVYTVVLTARELRARLGLAHPE; the protein is encoded by the coding sequence ATGAGCACGCCCTTACGTCGTTCCGTTCCGAACCGTTCCATTCCGGCGCGGCGGCGCCTGCTGCGCGGCCTCGGCCTGGCTGTGCTGGCCCTCGCGGCCGTGCTGGGAGCCGGTGCCGCGGCGCAGGCCCAGGTGCCGTCCAAACCGGCGCCGCAGCGCATCGGCATCATCGGCACCGGCCAGATCGGTGGCGCCCTGGCGCGGCTGTGGGTGGCGGCCGGCCACGAGGTGCTGATCTCCTCGCGTCATCCCGCGCAACTCGAGTCGCTTGCCGCCGAGCTGGGCCCGAAGGCGCGGGTCGGCACGCCGCGCGAGGCCGCCCAATGGGGCGAGGTGGTGCTGATCTCGGTGCCCTACGGCGCCTTGCCGCAGGTCGGCCGCGACTATGCGAAGGAACTGGCCGGCAAGGTCGTGCTCGATACCGGCAATCCGTATCCCCAGCGCGATGGTGCGATGGCCGAGGAGGCGCGCCGCCGCGGGACCGGGGCTGCTTCCAAGGCGTACCTGCCGGGCGTGCGCCTGGTCCGTGCGTTCAACGCCATCTTCGCGCAGGACCTGGTGAGCGGTGCCTCTCGTCCGGGAGCGCGCATCGCGATCCCGCTGGCCGGCGACGACACCCAGGCACTGGCCGTGGCCGAACGCCTGGTCGTCGATGCCGGCTTCGATCCGGTGGTGGTCGGCGGCCTCGACAGCGCGCGCCGGTTCGACGTCGACACGCCGGTCTATACCGTCGTGCTGACCGCACGCGAGCTGCGCGCCAGGCTTGGACTGGCGCATCCGGAATAG
- a CDS encoding NAD(P)/FAD-dependent oxidoreductase, whose translation MQGPWDAIVIGAGAAGLMCAITAGRHGRRVLLLDHANKVGKKILMSGGGRCNFTNTGTTPANYLSANPHYCKSALARYAPQDFIDLVDRHRIAWHEKELGQLFCDDSSKQIVRMLLDECEAAGVRVETGCPIEEVRHHGDHFRLHTAQGPCAAPALVVATGGLSIPSMGASGFGYTLARQFGHEVLPTRAGLVPLTLSGKHHERLQDLAGVALPVEARCNGARFSNQLLVTHRGVSGPAILQISSYWQPGDDLRLDLLPGRDVLAWLQAQQRERPAAELKTVLGEVMPRRFAQRLCEIWLPSRPLRQYPDAELRPVAALLQAWPLIASGSEGYRTAEVTLGGVDTDQLSSSTMMSRRVEGLYFIGEVVDVTGWLGGYNFQWAWASGHAAGLALAARAA comes from the coding sequence ATGCAGGGGCCGTGGGATGCCATCGTCATCGGTGCCGGCGCCGCCGGACTGATGTGCGCGATCACCGCCGGCCGGCACGGCCGCCGCGTGCTGCTGCTCGACCACGCCAACAAGGTCGGCAAGAAGATCCTGATGTCGGGCGGCGGCCGCTGCAATTTCACCAATACCGGCACCACGCCGGCCAACTACCTGTCGGCCAATCCGCACTACTGCAAGTCGGCACTGGCCCGCTATGCGCCGCAGGATTTCATCGACCTGGTCGACCGCCACCGCATCGCCTGGCACGAGAAGGAACTGGGCCAGCTGTTCTGCGACGACTCCTCCAAGCAGATCGTGCGCATGCTGCTGGACGAGTGCGAGGCGGCCGGCGTGCGTGTGGAAACCGGCTGCCCTATCGAGGAGGTGCGGCACCACGGCGACCATTTCCGCCTGCACACCGCCCAGGGGCCCTGCGCCGCACCGGCGCTGGTGGTGGCGACCGGCGGCCTGTCGATCCCCAGCATGGGCGCCTCGGGTTTCGGCTATACGCTGGCACGCCAGTTCGGCCACGAGGTCCTGCCGACCCGCGCCGGCCTGGTGCCGCTGACGCTCAGCGGAAAGCACCACGAGCGCCTGCAGGACCTGGCAGGCGTGGCGCTGCCGGTCGAGGCCCGCTGCAACGGCGCCCGCTTCAGCAACCAGTTGCTGGTCACCCACCGCGGCGTCAGCGGCCCGGCGATCCTGCAGATCTCCTCGTATTGGCAGCCGGGCGACGACCTGCGCCTGGACCTGCTGCCCGGCCGCGACGTCCTGGCCTGGCTGCAGGCCCAGCAGCGCGAGCGGCCGGCGGCAGAACTCAAGACCGTGCTGGGCGAGGTGATGCCGCGCCGCTTCGCCCAGCGCCTGTGCGAAATCTGGCTGCCGAGCCGCCCGCTGCGGCAGTACCCCGACGCCGAGCTGCGCCCGGTGGCAGCGCTGCTGCAGGCCTGGCCGCTGATCGCCAGCGGCAGCGAGGGCTACCGCACGGCGGAGGTCACGCTCGGCGGCGTCGATACCGACCAGCTCTCGTCGAGCACGATGATGTCCCGGCGCGTGGAAGGCCTCTATTTCATCGGCGAGGTCGTCGACGTGACCGGCTGGCTGGGCGGCTACAACTTCCAGTGGGCCTGGGCCTCGGGCCACGCGGCGGGACTGGCACTGGCCGCCCGCGCCGCATGA
- a CDS encoding patatin-like phospholipase family protein: MNDDRVPSWEAVEAARRILEEALASGTPRAQAEAQIAYDLAHDRWRSAAVAAQAAAAPPDAPRQLDAQVYPFPNPSETATDDGGLFPLPPVGVCLSGGGSRSAAASMGALRGLRQLGLLDKVTYLSTVSGGGWAGTVYTYCPDAISDDELLGPFVADPASLTWDYTGNRAFALDQLSPYAIGSLCTRIGIAPLIETVVTLYEDQQVPVNALWNRAIGQLVLQPFGLGDQLAGGVPTMYYSYTPWWRDNVVRKYNRGLPADAFYLVQIGAGRTHRPYLITNSTFFFPPPADAAKAFQGRSATVDPAADPYPFESTPITVGMPPTFPRAGRDGRDLGGGYVDPFVFGATAPTAPPVNGRFTVPAPPARYALSDIAGTSSSAYVDVLITRYSSTFPWIEDLDPTFAYWPVAGAGSARDTAVPYLFGDGGIMENSGIMALLRRHVPNVLCFANVQTPIGIDGSTVIVDDLLPPLFGFLPYQAGVGYRPLSDDPTSLYRYNQVFDAAAFWPLIAGLRQAAAGGGTAMFKQKQLTVLPNARFGIAGGDRVNVLWIYNNPVPAWQSRLSEYVRIGMDLEWWKFDDFPNYQTVDQLNLDARQVNLLAHLSAWNVTDGTSFGGRPSNRSQVLDMFSGGT; this comes from the coding sequence ATGAACGACGATCGCGTGCCGTCGTGGGAGGCCGTCGAAGCGGCCCGTCGCATTCTGGAAGAAGCGCTGGCGTCGGGAACGCCGCGCGCGCAGGCCGAGGCTCAGATCGCCTACGACCTGGCACACGACCGCTGGCGGTCCGCGGCCGTCGCCGCGCAAGCCGCGGCCGCTCCTCCCGACGCGCCGCGCCAGCTCGACGCCCAGGTCTATCCGTTCCCGAATCCCTCCGAGACCGCCACCGACGATGGCGGCCTGTTCCCGCTGCCGCCGGTCGGCGTGTGCCTGTCCGGCGGCGGCTCGCGCTCGGCAGCCGCGTCGATGGGTGCGCTGCGCGGCCTGCGCCAGCTCGGCCTGCTCGACAAGGTGACCTATCTGTCCACCGTTTCCGGCGGCGGCTGGGCCGGTACGGTCTACACCTACTGCCCCGATGCGATCAGCGACGACGAACTGCTCGGTCCGTTCGTCGCCGATCCGGCATCGCTGACCTGGGACTACACCGGCAACCGCGCCTTCGCTCTCGACCAGCTCAGTCCCTATGCAATCGGCAGCCTGTGCACGCGCATCGGCATCGCGCCGCTGATCGAGACGGTGGTGACGCTCTACGAGGACCAGCAGGTGCCGGTCAATGCGCTGTGGAACCGTGCCATCGGCCAACTGGTGCTGCAGCCGTTCGGCCTGGGCGACCAGCTCGCCGGCGGCGTACCGACGATGTACTACAGCTACACGCCGTGGTGGCGCGACAACGTCGTGCGCAAGTACAACCGCGGCCTGCCGGCCGATGCGTTCTATCTGGTGCAGATCGGCGCGGGCCGCACGCACCGGCCCTATCTGATCACCAATTCGACGTTCTTCTTCCCGCCGCCGGCCGACGCCGCCAAGGCGTTCCAGGGGCGCAGTGCGACGGTCGATCCGGCCGCCGACCCGTATCCGTTCGAGTCCACGCCGATCACCGTCGGCATGCCGCCGACGTTCCCGCGCGCGGGCCGGGACGGGCGCGACCTGGGCGGCGGCTATGTCGACCCGTTCGTCTTCGGCGCGACGGCGCCGACGGCACCGCCGGTCAACGGCCGCTTCACGGTGCCGGCGCCGCCGGCGCGCTATGCGCTCTCGGACATCGCCGGCACCAGCAGCTCGGCCTACGTGGACGTGCTGATCACGCGCTACTCCTCGACGTTCCCGTGGATCGAGGACCTGGATCCGACGTTCGCCTACTGGCCGGTCGCGGGTGCCGGAAGCGCGCGCGATACCGCCGTGCCGTACCTGTTCGGCGACGGCGGCATCATGGAGAACTCCGGCATCATGGCGCTGCTGCGGCGCCACGTGCCCAATGTGCTGTGCTTCGCCAACGTGCAGACGCCGATCGGCATCGACGGCTCGACCGTCATCGTCGACGACCTGCTGCCGCCGCTGTTCGGCTTCCTGCCGTACCAGGCGGGCGTGGGCTACCGGCCGCTCAGCGACGATCCGACCTCGCTCTATCGCTACAACCAGGTCTTCGACGCGGCCGCGTTCTGGCCGTTGATCGCCGGCCTGCGGCAGGCGGCCGCCGGCGGCGGGACGGCGATGTTCAAGCAGAAGCAACTGACCGTCCTGCCCAATGCGCGGTTCGGCATCGCCGGCGGCGACCGCGTCAATGTGCTTTGGATCTACAACAACCCGGTGCCGGCCTGGCAGTCGCGGCTGAGCGAGTACGTGCGCATCGGCATGGACCTGGAATGGTGGAAGTTCGACGACTTCCCGAACTACCAGACCGTCGACCAGCTCAATCTCGACGCACGCCAGGTCAACCTGCTTGCGCATCTGTCCGCCTGGAACGTCACCGACGGTACCTCGTTCGGCGGCAGGCCGAGTAACCGCAGCCAGGTGCTCGACATGTTCTCCGGGGGCACCTGA